Proteins co-encoded in one Microbacterium hydrocarbonoxydans genomic window:
- a CDS encoding Gfo/Idh/MocA family oxidoreductase: MTRTRYAIVGTGSRAQMYLEAIAGAHAEHAELVAAADTNIGRREWSLARHPALGAPARFAPEDLGDAIARHRVDRVIITSPDHTHADHIVRTLEAGADAITEKPLTIDEEGVRRIAEAVERTGREVILTFNYRYSPRNTALKKVLASGEIGDVTSVHFEWVLDTAHGADYFRRWHRDKSRSGGLLIHKASHHFDLVNWWLADSPMRVFAAGGLRFYGAENARRRDVGPRPERGTTDSPLHDPFSLDLRTDPVWRGLYLDQEQFDGYLRDRDVFDEGITIEDNLALVVDYARGSTMSYSLNAHSPWEGYTVSVNGTRGRAELHVVERGSVTVDEVGRTIVDPSARPDLISDDPSRPVGERLVVQPHFGRARVVEIDGSAGGHGGGDDMLLHDVFRGGLADPLGRTADWTDGIRSVAVGLAGNLSLASDAAVRISDLELGGAQALFSPRAAPAPAV, translated from the coding sequence ATGACACGAACCCGCTACGCCATCGTGGGAACCGGCTCACGCGCGCAGATGTATCTCGAGGCGATCGCCGGCGCCCACGCCGAACATGCCGAACTGGTGGCGGCTGCCGACACCAATATCGGACGCCGGGAGTGGTCGCTCGCCCGCCATCCGGCGCTCGGCGCACCCGCACGGTTCGCCCCTGAGGATCTGGGCGACGCGATCGCACGTCACCGCGTCGACCGCGTCATCATCACCTCCCCCGATCACACGCACGCGGACCACATCGTGCGCACTCTCGAGGCGGGTGCGGATGCGATCACCGAGAAGCCGTTGACGATCGACGAAGAGGGCGTCCGCCGAATCGCCGAGGCAGTCGAGCGCACCGGCCGAGAGGTCATCCTCACCTTCAACTACCGGTACTCGCCTCGCAACACCGCCCTGAAGAAGGTCCTCGCGTCCGGCGAGATCGGGGACGTCACGAGCGTTCACTTCGAATGGGTCCTGGACACCGCGCACGGTGCCGACTACTTCCGTCGCTGGCACCGCGACAAGTCGCGATCCGGCGGGCTGCTGATCCACAAGGCGAGCCATCACTTCGACCTGGTCAACTGGTGGCTGGCAGACTCTCCGATGCGCGTGTTCGCCGCAGGGGGCCTGCGCTTCTACGGCGCGGAGAACGCCCGCCGCCGCGATGTCGGACCGAGACCGGAGCGGGGGACCACCGACTCGCCCCTGCACGATCCCTTCAGCCTGGACCTGCGCACCGATCCCGTGTGGCGAGGCCTGTACCTCGATCAGGAGCAGTTCGACGGATACCTCCGAGATCGCGACGTCTTCGACGAAGGCATCACGATCGAGGACAATCTGGCACTCGTCGTCGACTACGCCCGCGGCAGCACCATGTCGTACTCGCTCAACGCGCACTCCCCGTGGGAGGGCTACACGGTGTCGGTCAACGGGACCCGCGGTCGTGCCGAGCTGCACGTCGTCGAGCGCGGGTCGGTGACCGTCGACGAGGTCGGCAGGACCATCGTCGATCCCAGCGCCCGGCCAGACCTGATCTCAGACGACCCCTCACGCCCAGTGGGCGAGCGCCTGGTGGTTCAGCCGCACTTCGGACGTGCACGCGTGGTCGAGATCGACGGGAGCGCCGGCGGTCACGGCGGTGGCGACGACATGCTGCTGCACGATGTGTTTCGCGGCGGGCTCGCCGACCCGCTGGGTCGAACGGCCGACTGGACCGACGGCATCCGCAGCGTGGCGGTCGGTCTCGCCGGCAACCTCTCGCTCGCCTCGGACGCCGCGGTCAGGATCTCCGATCTGGAACTCGGGGGTGCACAGGCGCTCTTCTCGCCGCGGGCGGCACCCGCACCGGCCGTCTGA
- a CDS encoding carbohydrate ABC transporter permease produces MTTETETLLRPGRTDLRRRRSAGARTPAWHRARSIGKHIALAATSLLMIYPLIWLVVSSLKPNDQIFRDLSVFTTDLTLDNYINGWNDLQAPFGVFLFNSSVIALGAIVGNLLSCSMAAYAFARLKFRGRTLAFVLMLGSIMLPFQVLLVPQFLIYKELGWLNTFLPLIAPKFLATEAFFIFLMVQFIRGLPKELFEAARMDGAGHFRSYFQITLPMIVPSLATTAIFTFIWTWGDFFGPLIYVRLPELFPASLALKGFLDAQSSSDYGSMFAMSVVSLLPLFLVFLFGQRFLIKGAATSGIK; encoded by the coding sequence ATGACGACTGAGACCGAGACCCTGCTCCGCCCGGGGCGCACCGACCTGAGAAGGCGGCGCAGCGCGGGCGCCCGCACGCCTGCCTGGCATCGTGCGCGGTCGATCGGCAAGCACATCGCGCTGGCGGCGACGTCCCTGTTGATGATCTATCCCCTGATCTGGCTCGTCGTGTCGAGCCTCAAGCCGAACGACCAGATCTTCCGCGATCTCAGCGTGTTCACGACCGATCTCACGCTCGACAACTACATCAACGGGTGGAACGACCTCCAGGCACCGTTCGGCGTGTTCCTGTTCAACTCCTCCGTCATCGCCCTGGGAGCGATCGTCGGCAACCTGCTGTCGTGTTCGATGGCCGCCTACGCCTTCGCCCGGCTGAAGTTCCGCGGCCGCACGCTCGCGTTCGTCCTGATGCTGGGCTCGATCATGCTGCCCTTCCAGGTCCTGCTGGTCCCACAGTTCCTGATCTACAAGGAACTGGGGTGGCTGAACACGTTCCTCCCGCTGATCGCGCCGAAATTCCTCGCAACGGAGGCGTTCTTCATCTTCCTGATGGTCCAGTTCATCCGCGGCCTGCCCAAGGAGCTGTTCGAAGCGGCCAGGATGGACGGTGCGGGGCATTTCCGCAGCTACTTCCAGATCACTCTGCCGATGATCGTTCCCTCGCTGGCGACCACGGCGATCTTCACCTTCATCTGGACGTGGGGCGACTTCTTCGGGCCGCTGATCTACGTGCGGCTGCCGGAGCTGTTCCCCGCCTCTTTGGCTCTGAAGGGCTTCCTCGATGCGCAATCCAGCTCGGACTACGGCTCGATGTTCGCGATGAGCGTCGTCTCGCTCCTTCCGCTGTTCCTCGTGTTCCTGTTCGGTCAGCGGTTCCTCATCAAGGGCGCTGCGACCAGCGGCATCAAGTAG
- a CDS encoding sugar ABC transporter permease — MSSLGELRTIARSRRGPATRAKERFPDNKAALVFLLPWLIGLLGLTIGPIIASLYLSFTDYNLLRPPVWSGFDNFVEMFSDARFWNSFRVTLVYVFVGVPLQLALALGLAILLDKGMRGLSFYRSIFYLPSLLGGSVAVAILWRQVFGKDGIVNGFLAWFGIDGPGWIGHPDFALGTLIVLHIWTFGSPMVIFLAGLRQIPEMYYEAASMDGAGRIRQFFSITFPLLTPVIFFNLVLQIIFAFQSFTQAYVVSGGTGGPSDSTMFFTLLLYKEAFTELDMGYASAMSWFLLMVIAAFTAFNFWLSKYWVFYDD; from the coding sequence GTGAGCAGTCTCGGCGAACTACGCACCATAGCCCGCTCCCGGCGCGGTCCGGCGACGCGTGCCAAGGAGAGATTCCCCGACAACAAGGCGGCGCTGGTGTTTCTCCTGCCCTGGCTGATCGGGCTGCTCGGGCTCACCATCGGCCCGATCATCGCATCGTTGTATCTCTCCTTCACGGATTACAACCTGCTGCGACCGCCGGTCTGGTCGGGCTTCGACAACTTCGTCGAGATGTTCTCGGATGCGCGTTTCTGGAACTCGTTCCGCGTGACGCTCGTCTACGTGTTCGTCGGAGTACCGCTGCAGCTCGCGCTCGCACTGGGGCTTGCGATCCTCCTGGACAAGGGGATGCGCGGGCTGTCGTTCTACCGATCGATCTTCTACCTCCCCTCCCTTCTCGGCGGCTCGGTCGCCGTCGCGATCCTGTGGCGTCAGGTTTTCGGCAAGGACGGCATCGTCAACGGCTTCCTCGCCTGGTTCGGGATCGACGGACCAGGATGGATCGGCCACCCCGACTTCGCGTTGGGCACCCTGATCGTCCTGCACATCTGGACCTTCGGCTCGCCCATGGTGATCTTCCTGGCCGGTCTGCGACAGATTCCGGAGATGTACTACGAGGCGGCGTCGATGGACGGCGCCGGTCGTATCCGCCAGTTCTTCTCGATCACGTTCCCGCTGCTCACACCGGTCATCTTCTTCAATCTGGTGCTGCAGATCATCTTCGCGTTCCAGTCCTTCACCCAGGCCTACGTGGTCTCCGGAGGGACCGGCGGGCCGAGCGATTCGACGATGTTCTTCACGCTCCTGCTCTACAAGGAGGCGTTCACCGAGCTCGACATGGGGTATGCCTCGGCGATGTCCTGGTTCCTGCTGATGGTGATCGCCGCCTTCACCGCGTTCAACTTCTGGCTTTCGAAGTATTGGGTGTTCTATGACGACTGA
- a CDS encoding extracellular solute-binding protein produces the protein MTRIIRAHAAIGSAVAATLLLASCSGGTADEGSVDDSGEKIELEMSWWGDDSRAALFGEVIDLFEAEHPNITVVETPVGAPDDLFNRLATDFAGGGDTAPDVFALGGAKPQEYGELGALLDLSTVTEQLDYSQYPDFSLTNATVDDALYGLPTGGNATAAFVNLDVFAQAGVEPPSEGWTWDDLIDAAGEIGSAGLTNAAGQPIYGVDLRIGDVIGTYSGQVSELGMYDWDGQLGVTAEDIAGWYEIEQELADGGGLPDPSVVTANWQLPPDQQPFTLGQAAVTFGYSNLMSVYATAGENVQMMLPPSSTKTSGVALLPSAFWAINAATEHPEAAALLVDWFLNEPAAAELILDSRGVPFNPSTLEVVSPLLSAPGQVAADYVDVVLDEGVVAPPQPAGGSIMNELSQRMESDVLFGRSTPEEAGKKWIDELGAALN, from the coding sequence ATGACGCGTATCATCCGTGCTCATGCGGCCATCGGCTCTGCCGTCGCCGCGACCCTTCTGCTCGCGAGTTGCTCAGGCGGCACAGCAGACGAGGGATCCGTCGATGACTCCGGCGAGAAGATCGAACTCGAGATGTCCTGGTGGGGGGATGACAGCCGTGCCGCGCTGTTCGGGGAGGTCATCGACCTGTTCGAGGCCGAGCATCCGAACATCACGGTCGTGGAGACGCCTGTCGGCGCGCCGGACGACCTGTTCAACCGCCTGGCGACCGACTTCGCCGGCGGCGGCGACACCGCTCCTGATGTGTTCGCCCTCGGTGGGGCCAAGCCGCAGGAGTATGGAGAGCTCGGCGCTCTCCTGGATCTGTCCACCGTCACGGAGCAGCTCGACTACAGCCAATACCCGGACTTCTCCCTCACCAACGCGACCGTCGACGATGCGCTGTACGGGCTGCCGACGGGCGGCAATGCGACTGCCGCCTTCGTGAATCTCGACGTGTTCGCGCAGGCCGGTGTGGAGCCGCCGAGCGAGGGCTGGACCTGGGACGATCTGATCGACGCCGCTGGCGAGATCGGCAGCGCCGGCCTGACCAACGCGGCGGGGCAGCCCATCTACGGCGTCGACCTGCGCATCGGGGACGTCATCGGAACGTACTCCGGTCAGGTCAGTGAGCTGGGGATGTATGACTGGGACGGCCAGTTGGGCGTCACGGCCGAGGACATCGCGGGCTGGTACGAGATCGAGCAGGAACTCGCGGACGGCGGCGGCCTGCCTGACCCCTCGGTCGTCACCGCGAACTGGCAGCTGCCGCCGGACCAGCAGCCGTTCACGCTCGGGCAGGCCGCGGTCACCTTCGGTTACAGCAACCTCATGAGTGTGTACGCGACGGCAGGTGAGAATGTGCAGATGATGTTGCCGCCGTCGTCGACGAAGACATCGGGCGTCGCGCTGCTCCCCTCGGCCTTCTGGGCGATCAACGCGGCCACAGAGCACCCGGAGGCGGCAGCGCTGCTGGTGGATTGGTTCTTGAACGAGCCGGCTGCTGCAGAGCTCATCCTCGACTCCCGAGGTGTGCCGTTCAACCCCTCGACCCTCGAGGTCGTGTCCCCTCTGCTGAGCGCGCCCGGCCAGGTCGCCGCTGACTACGTCGACGTCGTGCTCGACGAGGGTGTCGTCGCCCCGCCGCAGCCCGCCGGCGGATCGATCATGAACGAGCTGTCTCAGCGCATGGAGTCCGATGTGCTGTTCGGGAGATCGACGCCGGAAGAAGCCGGGAAGAAGTGGATCGACGAGCTGGGCGCAGCCCTGAATTGA
- a CDS encoding glycoside hydrolase family 43 protein: MRLDEIQIRDPFVLVDAGRYWLFGSTDVNIWSGPATGFDTYWSDDLEEWHGPLPAFRPPSDFWSHTQYWAPEVHRYDSAFYMFATFTAEGYRRGTQVLRADRPEGPYEPWSDGPLTPRGWECLDGTLHIEDGVPYLVFCHEWKDVGDGEVHAMRLTDDLRTAADAPRLLFRASEAPWARSIPRPEFPQVFVTDGPSLHRTRDGRLLMLWSSFGDSGYAMGVATSASHSIIGPWSQSEHAIWPADGGHGMIFADAEGDLLLALHTPNRTPEERAAFFALEETDEGLHLRA, from the coding sequence GTGAGACTCGACGAGATCCAGATCCGCGACCCCTTCGTCCTGGTCGACGCGGGGCGCTACTGGCTGTTCGGCAGCACCGACGTGAACATCTGGAGCGGCCCCGCCACCGGTTTCGACACCTACTGGAGCGACGACCTCGAGGAGTGGCACGGTCCGCTCCCTGCATTCCGCCCGCCGAGTGACTTCTGGTCTCACACGCAGTACTGGGCGCCGGAAGTGCACCGGTATGACTCGGCTTTCTACATGTTCGCGACCTTCACGGCAGAGGGGTACCGTCGGGGCACTCAGGTGCTGCGAGCCGATCGCCCCGAGGGACCATACGAACCGTGGTCCGACGGACCGCTGACCCCGCGCGGGTGGGAGTGCCTGGACGGCACCCTGCACATCGAGGACGGCGTCCCGTACCTCGTCTTCTGCCACGAGTGGAAGGACGTCGGCGATGGTGAGGTGCACGCCATGCGCCTCACCGACGACCTGCGCACAGCGGCGGATGCGCCGCGGTTGCTGTTCCGAGCATCAGAGGCGCCGTGGGCGCGTTCGATCCCCCGCCCCGAGTTCCCGCAGGTGTTCGTCACCGACGGTCCCTCACTGCACCGCACCCGTGACGGGCGGCTGCTGATGCTGTGGTCGAGCTTCGGGGACTCCGGCTATGCGATGGGCGTGGCGACTTCCGCATCGCACTCGATCATCGGCCCCTGGTCCCAGAGCGAACACGCGATCTGGCCGGCCGACGGCGGGCACGGCATGATCTTCGCGGATGCCGAGGGCGACCTGCTCCTCGCGCTGCACACCCCGAACCGCACTCCGGAGGAACGTGCGGCATTCTTCGCTCTTGAGGAGACCGACGAGGGCTTGCATCTGCGCGCATGA
- a CDS encoding LacI family DNA-binding transcriptional regulator, translating into MTPRSGATTISAVAQAAGVSPATVSRVMNDRFFGDPETAERVRTAARELHYSPNHLARSFSLGQTKAIAFLVPDLTNPSFQAVLASLSTAAAADGYRVLVADSAESPEDEPLLAAEVRRRCDALVLCAPRMPDTALGETTGALGPVVLLNRSSHSTSVPTLTVDSRAGFEALARHVHSLGHRHLAYVEGPDGPANENRLRGIGDATGSTKHLSLTRVRGGAKSEHGVAAAPAVARSGATAVLAFNDLVAIGLIHGLQEQGLRVPDDISVTGFDDIPFARFMTPPLTTASVPHESLGTLAWNRMRALIDHSVPDHDVVFQPRLEIRGSTAAPRREDGAES; encoded by the coding sequence ATGACCCCACGCTCCGGAGCGACCACGATCAGCGCGGTGGCGCAGGCCGCGGGCGTCTCGCCCGCGACCGTGTCGCGCGTCATGAATGATCGGTTCTTCGGCGACCCCGAGACGGCCGAGCGTGTCCGGACGGCAGCCCGTGAGCTGCACTACTCCCCCAATCACCTCGCCCGCAGCTTCTCCCTCGGACAGACGAAGGCGATCGCGTTCCTCGTGCCCGACCTCACCAACCCCAGCTTCCAGGCGGTGCTGGCGAGTCTCAGCACGGCCGCCGCAGCCGACGGATACCGCGTGCTCGTCGCTGATTCGGCCGAATCGCCCGAGGACGAACCGCTGCTGGCGGCTGAGGTGCGCCGCCGCTGCGATGCTCTCGTGCTGTGCGCGCCGCGGATGCCGGACACGGCACTCGGAGAGACGACCGGCGCGCTGGGTCCCGTGGTCCTCCTGAACCGCTCCAGTCATTCCACGTCCGTGCCCACCCTGACGGTCGACTCCCGAGCCGGGTTCGAGGCGCTCGCCCGACATGTGCACTCGCTCGGCCACCGGCACCTGGCCTATGTCGAAGGCCCGGATGGACCTGCCAACGAGAACCGGCTCCGTGGGATCGGAGACGCGACCGGTTCGACGAAGCACCTGTCCCTCACGCGAGTGCGTGGCGGCGCGAAAAGCGAGCACGGCGTGGCGGCGGCGCCCGCCGTGGCCCGTAGCGGCGCGACAGCGGTTCTCGCCTTCAACGACCTGGTGGCCATCGGCCTGATCCACGGACTCCAGGAGCAGGGCCTCCGCGTGCCGGACGACATCTCGGTGACCGGCTTCGACGACATACCTTTCGCGCGCTTCATGACACCACCGCTGACGACGGCATCCGTCCCGCACGAGTCCTTGGGCACCCTGGCGTGGAACCGCATGCGGGCGCTCATCGACCACAGCGTCCCCGATCACGACGTCGTGTTCCAGCCGAGGCTGGAGATCCGAGGGTCGACCGCAGCGCCGCGGCGGGAGGACGGTGCGGAATCGTGA
- a CDS encoding HpcH/HpaI aldolase/citrate lyase family protein: protein MPLHLSPSWREQLAASDRALIGMWACSGSALVTEVAAGSGLDWLLIDMEHSANTLESTLLQLQVVAAYPITPVVRVPSNDTVAIKQVLDLGAQNLIVPMVSSVDEAHAAVSATRYPPEGVRGVGSALARSARWNRVDRYLQDSARHTSLTVQIETAAGVEAAAEIAAVEGVDAVFVGPADLSASMGLLGLQTHPDVVAAVEQVFSAVKAAGKPVGVNAFDPSAAAAYIAAGADFVAVGADVAMLARASEALAARFIPTSEADSTRASY from the coding sequence ATGCCGCTTCATCTGAGCCCCTCCTGGCGCGAGCAGCTCGCCGCCTCCGATCGCGCACTCATCGGGATGTGGGCGTGCTCCGGCAGTGCACTCGTCACCGAGGTCGCCGCGGGGTCGGGTCTCGACTGGCTGCTGATCGACATGGAGCACTCGGCCAACACCCTCGAGTCCACGCTGCTGCAGCTGCAGGTCGTCGCCGCCTACCCGATCACCCCGGTCGTGCGGGTCCCGTCGAACGACACCGTCGCGATCAAGCAGGTGCTCGACCTCGGCGCCCAGAACCTCATCGTGCCCATGGTGTCGTCGGTCGATGAGGCGCATGCCGCCGTGTCGGCGACCCGCTACCCGCCCGAAGGCGTGCGAGGGGTGGGCAGCGCGCTCGCGCGCAGCGCCCGGTGGAACCGGGTCGATCGGTATCTGCAGGACTCGGCACGGCACACCTCTCTCACGGTGCAGATCGAGACGGCGGCAGGGGTCGAGGCCGCTGCCGAGATCGCCGCCGTCGAGGGTGTGGATGCCGTGTTCGTGGGGCCGGCCGACCTCTCCGCATCGATGGGACTGCTCGGCCTGCAGACGCATCCTGATGTCGTCGCCGCCGTCGAGCAGGTCTTCTCCGCAGTGAAGGCTGCGGGAAAGCCCGTGGGCGTGAACGCGTTCGATCCGTCGGCCGCGGCTGCCTACATCGCTGCGGGTGCTGATTTCGTGGCCGTCGGCGCCGACGTCGCCATGCTGGCCCGGGCGTCCGAAGCCCTGGCTGCGCGCTTCATCCCGACATCCGAGGCCGACTCGACCCGCGCCAGCTACTGA
- a CDS encoding fumarylacetoacetate hydrolase family protein, with amino-acid sequence MLPADIVTQIAGELAEADRTHSVIPRITARYPEATVEDSYAIQGVWRDSQIAAGRRLVGRKIGLTSKAMQQATGITEPDYGVMFDDTVYESGAEIPVGHFSNVRIEVELAFVLRHPLEGPDCTLDDALAAIDYAVPALEVLNSHIELEGRTIVDTISDNAAYGAMVLGSVHKRPDEIDLRWVPGVLSRNGEIEETGVAAGVLGHPATGVAWLANKFHQHGARLEAGEIILAGSFTRPMWVSRGDQVLCDYGPMGTIECRFI; translated from the coding sequence ATGCTGCCCGCAGACATCGTCACGCAGATCGCCGGAGAGCTCGCCGAGGCCGACCGGACGCACTCGGTGATCCCGCGGATCACCGCCCGGTACCCGGAGGCGACGGTCGAGGATTCGTACGCGATCCAGGGAGTCTGGCGCGATTCGCAGATCGCCGCCGGGCGACGCCTGGTCGGACGCAAGATCGGATTGACGTCGAAGGCGATGCAGCAGGCCACGGGCATCACCGAGCCCGACTACGGCGTCATGTTCGACGACACGGTCTACGAGTCGGGCGCCGAGATCCCGGTCGGCCACTTCTCGAACGTGCGCATCGAGGTCGAGCTCGCCTTCGTGCTCAGGCATCCGCTCGAGGGTCCCGACTGCACGCTCGACGACGCTCTCGCAGCGATCGACTACGCCGTGCCCGCGCTCGAGGTGCTCAACTCGCACATCGAGCTCGAGGGGCGGACCATCGTCGACACGATCAGCGACAACGCCGCCTACGGGGCGATGGTGCTCGGCAGCGTGCACAAGCGCCCCGACGAGATCGACCTGCGGTGGGTACCCGGCGTGCTCTCTCGCAATGGAGAGATCGAAGAGACCGGCGTCGCCGCCGGCGTGCTGGGCCATCCGGCCACGGGTGTCGCCTGGCTCGCCAACAAGTTCCACCAGCACGGCGCGCGTCTCGAGGCCGGGGAGATCATCCTGGCAGGATCATTCACACGCCCGATGTGGGTGTCGCGTGGCGACCAGGTGCTGTGCGATTACGGACCGATGGGAACGATCGAATGCCGCTTCATCTGA
- the hpaD gene encoding 3,4-dihydroxyphenylacetate 2,3-dioxygenase, translating to MTDKTAKTLTSSGYYVSQEAPIQTANPIATPASTPPDVLRCAYMELVVTDLAASRVFYVDVLGLYVTEEDDEAIYLRSTEEFIHHNLVLRKGPVAAVAAFSYRVRSAEDLDLAVAFYTELGCDVRRNPEGFVTGVGDSVRVVDPLGFPIEFFHQSDHVERMSWRYDLHVPGELVRLDHFNQVTPDVPRAVKFMQDLGFRVTEDIQDDEGTVYAAWMRRKPTVHDTAMTGGDGPRMHHVCFATHEKHNILAICDKLGALRRSDAIERGPGRHGVSNAFYLYLRDPDGHRVEVYTQDYYTGDPDNPVITWDVHDNQRRDWWGNPVVPSWYTEASLVLDLDGNPQPVVARTDSSEMAVTIGADGFSYTRPDDEGMPEYKQGEYKLGHQL from the coding sequence ATGACCGACAAGACTGCGAAGACGCTGACCTCCTCGGGCTACTACGTGAGCCAGGAGGCTCCGATCCAGACCGCCAACCCCATCGCGACGCCCGCGAGCACTCCCCCGGACGTGCTGCGCTGCGCCTACATGGAGCTGGTCGTGACCGACCTGGCCGCGTCGCGGGTCTTCTACGTCGACGTCCTCGGGCTGTACGTCACCGAAGAGGACGACGAGGCGATCTACCTGCGCTCGACCGAGGAGTTCATCCACCACAACCTCGTGCTGCGCAAGGGACCGGTCGCCGCGGTCGCCGCATTCTCCTACCGCGTGCGCTCGGCCGAGGACCTCGATCTCGCCGTCGCCTTCTACACGGAGCTCGGCTGCGACGTGCGCCGCAACCCGGAGGGCTTCGTCACGGGCGTCGGCGACTCGGTGCGCGTGGTCGACCCGCTCGGCTTCCCTATCGAGTTCTTCCACCAGTCGGACCACGTCGAGCGGATGTCGTGGCGCTACGACCTGCACGTTCCGGGTGAGCTCGTGCGACTCGACCATTTCAACCAGGTCACCCCCGACGTGCCCCGCGCCGTCAAGTTCATGCAGGATCTGGGTTTCCGCGTCACCGAGGACATCCAGGACGACGAGGGCACCGTCTACGCGGCGTGGATGCGTCGCAAGCCCACCGTGCACGACACCGCGATGACCGGGGGCGACGGCCCGCGCATGCACCACGTGTGCTTCGCGACGCACGAGAAGCACAACATCCTCGCGATCTGCGACAAGCTGGGAGCCCTCCGCCGCTCCGACGCGATCGAGCGCGGGCCCGGGCGCCACGGCGTCTCGAACGCGTTCTACCTCTATCTCCGCGACCCCGACGGCCACCGCGTCGAGGTGTACACGCAGGACTACTACACGGGTGACCCCGACAACCCCGTCATCACGTGGGACGTGCACGACAACCAGCGTCGAGACTGGTGGGGAAATCCGGTCGTACCGTCCTGGTACACCGAGGCCTCGCTCGTGCTCGACCTCGACGGCAACCCGCAGCCCGTCGTCGCGCGCACCGACAGCTCCGAGATGGCCGTCACGATCGGCGCAGACGGCTTCTCGTACACCCGGCCCGACGACGAGGGCATGCCCGAGTACAAGCAGGGCGAATACAAGCTCGGCCACCAGCTCTGA
- the hpaE gene encoding 5-carboxymethyl-2-hydroxymuconate semialdehyde dehydrogenase → MTDARIPADLPDHIQHYVDGAFVDSVDGDTFDVLDPVTNKTYTTAAAGKKADIELAVAAAKRAFDQGPWPRMLPRERSRVLHKIADIVESRDARLAELESYDSGLPITQALGQARRAAENFRFFADLIVAQSDDAFKVPGRQMNYVNRKPIGVAGLITPWNTPFMLESWKLGPALATGNTVVLKPAEFTPLSASLWAGIFEEAGLPAGVFNLVNGLGEDAGDALVKHPDVPLISFTGESSTGQLIFGNAAPFLKGLSMELGGKSPAVVFADADLEAAVDATIFGVFSLNGERCTAGSRILVERSIYEEFVERYAAQTKRVKVGYPHDPATEVGALVHPEHYDKVMSYVEIGKTEGRLVAGGGRPEGFDEGNFVAPTVFADVSPDARIFQEEIFGPVVAITPFDSDDEALALANDTKYGLAAYIWTNDLKRAHNFSQSVEAGMVWLNSNNVRDLRTPFGGVKASGLGHEGGYRSIDFYTDQQSVHITLGGAHNPTFGKN, encoded by the coding sequence ATGACCGATGCCCGCATTCCCGCAGACCTGCCCGATCACATCCAGCACTACGTCGACGGTGCGTTCGTCGATTCGGTCGACGGCGACACGTTCGACGTGCTCGACCCCGTGACGAACAAGACCTACACCACTGCCGCCGCCGGCAAGAAGGCCGACATCGAGCTGGCGGTCGCGGCTGCCAAGCGCGCATTCGACCAGGGACCGTGGCCGCGCATGCTGCCGCGGGAACGCTCGCGAGTGCTGCACAAGATCGCCGACATCGTCGAGTCTCGCGATGCCCGCCTGGCGGAGCTCGAATCGTACGACTCCGGGCTGCCGATCACCCAGGCGCTGGGACAGGCCCGCCGCGCAGCCGAGAATTTCCGTTTCTTCGCCGATCTGATCGTCGCGCAGTCCGATGACGCGTTCAAGGTCCCGGGCAGGCAGATGAACTACGTCAACCGCAAGCCGATCGGTGTCGCGGGCCTCATCACGCCGTGGAACACTCCGTTCATGCTCGAGTCGTGGAAGCTGGGCCCCGCACTCGCGACGGGCAACACGGTCGTGCTCAAGCCCGCCGAGTTCACGCCGCTCTCGGCGTCGCTCTGGGCCGGGATCTTCGAGGAGGCAGGGCTTCCGGCGGGCGTCTTCAACCTGGTGAACGGTCTCGGCGAAGACGCCGGCGACGCGCTCGTGAAGCACCCCGATGTGCCGCTCATCTCGTTCACGGGCGAGAGCTCGACCGGACAGCTGATCTTCGGCAACGCCGCGCCGTTCCTCAAGGGGCTCTCGATGGAGCTCGGCGGCAAGTCTCCCGCCGTCGTGTTCGCCGATGCCGACCTCGAGGCCGCGGTCGACGCCACGATCTTCGGGGTCTTCTCGCTCAACGGCGAGCGCTGCACGGCGGGCTCCCGCATCCTCGTCGAGCGCTCGATCTACGAGGAATTCGTCGAGCGTTACGCCGCGCAGACGAAGCGCGTGAAGGTCGGCTACCCGCACGACCCGGCCACCGAGGTCGGCGCTCTCGTGCACCCCGAGCACTACGACAAGGTCATGAGCTACGTCGAGATCGGCAAGACCGAGGGTCGTCTCGTGGCGGGCGGCGGACGCCCGGAAGGCTTCGACGAGGGCAACTTCGTCGCGCCGACCGTGTTCGCCGACGTCTCACCCGATGCACGCATCTTCCAGGAGGAGATCTTCGGACCGGTCGTCGCGATCACCCCCTTCGACTCCGACGACGAGGCGCTCGCTCTCGCGAACGACACGAAGTACGGGCTCGCCGCCTACATCTGGACCAACGACCTGAAGCGCGCACACAACTTCTCCCAGTCGGTCGAGGCGGGCATGGTGTGGCTGAACAGCAACAACGTGCGCGACCTGCGCACCCCGTTCGGCGGCGTCAAGGCGTCGGGTCTCGGCCACGAAGGCGGCTACCGCTCGATCGACTTCTACACCGACCAGCAGAGCGTGCACATCACACTCGGTGGGGCACACAACCCGACCTTCGGCAAGAACTGA